TTCCTGCTGAGGACTTTGTCAAGGCACCCCTCCTTGCTTCCATGGTGGATTCTCCGGGTGAAAACCTTGCCCAGCTCGGGCGGGTGGCGTTGGCGCAGCTTTGCGTCATGTTCTTCTTGAAGACGCCGCCTTTGGAGTTCCCCTTCTTCCAAGTGTGTTGGAGCCTTCACTTGTTGGTTTGGCGGCGAGCGGTCACGCATAGCGTCGGCCGTGTCGGTGCTAAACCCCAACCATGGTCAACGGGTCATGTGGAACTGTGGGCGGACACCAAGTCTTGGACTCGAGGGGTGGGTGTACGCGGTGGCGGATGGCGGCCAAGAAGTGGACGTTGCCGTAGTGTGGTGAGGGCAGGACCTCCGCTTGGCATTGAGGGCGACGGTTTGGCCGGACCGTGCGCTAGAGGAGACCACGAAGTTGGCAGAGGCCGGCGTGGTAGGAGGTGGCCAGCGGTGGTCTTTTTGGTTGCCGGAGGCCCTATGCGACATTGCTGCTTCTTGACGAGATGGCTGGGTGGCTTGGGCTCCAAAAGTGTTCTATCAGATCTAGTGGACGTTGTGCGGCAGCTGGATGGCTTGCAGCAGCTATTCAACTATCGATTTGACAGCTTGCAGCGACCTATGGCGGCCAGCCTTGCTCGGCGGGTGTTGGTCCAGTGTAGGGCAACTTTGTGAGGAGACGCAAGCGGACTCGATGGTCTGGTAGCTACACAGCTTGCAGCGGACCATGGCAGCTAACCCTGTATAACAGTGGCTAGTCCGGTGTGGGGCATCGTCAGCAACAACGGCGCTGGCGGTGACAATGGTTTATCCTCTGTGGGCCTTCTCCATGGTGATGGTGGTGCGTTTCTGGTGCTCGAGCATTGGCGACGTGAAGTGTTTCCGGTGGGATGCTTCCCCAATCCAACCTTCTGGGGCTGTATGTGTGTTGcggtgttgatgtcccaatccgacccgCTAGTTGCTAGTTATTTTTCTCTACTTTCTCTTTGTTTTGCCTGATTATGGCCTCCCAGAGTCATAATCTTGTATTTTTCTGCTATATTACTATAtaaattttgctatgcatctagacataacatatatatatctaattgcataaaacttatgcatctaaaaaatcaaaatatctaataatttagaatggagagagtactttaaaaaattatatttatgcattACCAATGTTAAGAAAcacagagagaaagagagagagcaagAAGAGGAGAATATTTGTGGTATGGCAAAATCCCATCCTCGCTGATTAGTTGGTAGGACGAGTAGTATGAGCCAAATAAACCAGCTCATCAGTCACCTCACCTTTCAATCACTCCAAACGGAGTAGTTTGGTTTGGGCGCGAAAAAAATTTGGTGAAACTTTTCAGcattttgatcactaattagagatattaaatgaaatctaatTACAGAACCGCTTCCACAatcatggtactgtagcagttaccGTATTTAACGAGACCTTTGATTGTACGATTAGAAAATGATTAGAGCATCATTATTGTAATATTACTGCATCTAAACATGAACTAATTAAGCTTATTAGATTCGACTCGCAAACTTGCATCTATCTGTGaaaatttttacaaataaatttcatttaatacGCTATACATGTAACATTCCTTGGTGAAAAATATCGCGGTTTTTAGCCAAACATGACCAAATCCACTATCCAGAGCCCGAATGACCTCCCTGCAACAGTAACCTGAGAATTCGTAACCTGACCGGCGGGTGCCCAGTTGTTTTCCCAGATCCGCGCGCATCCCACCGGAAGCAAGCCGCGATCCCCTGCCACATGCGCCGCCTGACACCGCAATCTTGTCCTGCCCTAATCGTCGCCAATTTAGTAACCAATTACCGACGCTAATCGCCAACGTCACCCACTGATCACTGCAGCTCGATCGCTTCATCTTGATGGATGGATGCAGCCGGTGAAGGAGTGGGGATGAGCAGAGCAGCGGAGTGACAAGGGCGGGCGGTTGAGCTGAGCAGCCAGAGGCCAGAGCATGCCACTCACCAAATCCACCACCTGACGCGGCCACACCTGTCCCGGCTCCCGCCTTACCATGTCCCCCCACCTGCCGCTCCCCCTCCCCCGCTCCCGCCCCGCACGCCGCTGCGCGctcccatgccgccgccgcagcgccggttGCTCCATGGCTTCCTCTCCGTGTTCCTCCTCCTGCCCCTGCTCGCTCggtggcggcccgcggcggcgtccgcgctCTCGACCTTCGCGCTGGCACGGGCGGGCGACGCGACCATAGTGTGCGGCCTcctgccgtcgccgtcctcgccgctgcTGGCGGACCTCAActgcacggcggcgggcggcgaccaCGCGCGCCAGGAGACTTACCCGTCGTCGCACCCCTTCGCGGCGCTGGCGGGCGGGGAGGACTTCCTCTGCGCCGTGGGGCCGTCCGGGGAGCGCGCCGACGCCGTCGACATGCGCTGGTGGGACCTgtcgcccggcgccggcggccgggccaaGCGGGTCTACTCCggcccgccgctccgcgcgctgGCCGCCGGGGAGTACCGCGTCTGCGGGGTGCTCCGCAGCGGGGAGCTCCACTgctggcggtggcgcgggctcGGCATCCCCGGGGACCTCCGCTTCGTCGCCGCGGCCGTCGGGGACGGCTTCGTGTGCGGCATCCTCCGGGACGCGGCGTCCATCCGCTGCTTCGGGAACGACACGGCGGACCCGgccgtcgccggagcgccgGCGGGCGGGAGCTACGACGTGGTGACGGCCTGCGGCACCCGCGCGTGCGCGCTCTCCACGGCGGGGGCGCTCACGTGCTGGGGCCGCGGGAGGCCGGGcctcgcgggcggcggcgcggccgccgggtaCGCCGCGCTGGCATTGGGCGAGGACGGCGTCTGCGGCCTGCGCACCAACGGCACCATCCGCTGCTTCGGCCgcggcgtcgcctcgccgccgggcagcctcgccggcgcgcagTACCTCGACGTCAAGGCGCAGGGCAAGGCGTTCTGCGGCGTCCTCATGGCCAACTACTCCCTCGTCTGCTGGGGCGGCCGCGAGTTCAACGACACCAACCGCCTCGTCTTCCGCCGCGTCATGCCGGGCCCCTGCGCGCCCATGTCCTCCTGCAAATGCGGCGTCCTCGCGGGCTCCGCCAACATCTGCCCCGCCGGGAGCTGCGTCTGCATGGACTGCGCCTTCCAGTTCAACCTCGCCGTGCCCAACGCGTCGCAGGGTGGCCGGAGCAGGAGGGCCGTGTGGATCGCcgtcgcggcgggggcggctggTCTCCTCGCGCTCCTGGTGGCATTGCAGTTCGCGGTGCTCctttggtgccgccgccgccgccgccgccgccgccgcaggaacGAGCAGGATGCCGCCGGCAACGTGCAGCAGTCGCTGATCCCGCCGCGGCTCGGGTCCAGCAGGAGCAAGGGCCCGGGCAGCGTGGTGGAGCACTTCACGCTGGAGATGCTCCACGCCGCGACGGACGGCTTCTCCGACGAGTCCCGGATCGGGACGGGGAGCTTCGGGTCCGTGTACCGCGGCACGCTCTCCGACGGGCGCGAGGTGGCGATCAAGCGCGCCGAGGACTCGGCCAAGgcgtcgagctcggcggcgcgcccggcgcggcggcgcgaccgCGAGACGGCGTTCAACTCGGAGCTGACCGCGCTGGCCCGCGCCAACCACAAGAACATCGTGTGCCTGCTGGGCTGCTGCGCCGACTCCGGCGAGCGCGTGCTTGTGTACGAGTTCATGGCGAACGGCACGCTGCACGACCAGCTCCACAGCCGCACCCCCATGGCCCCCGCCGTGGCGTCGTGGCGCGGCCGCCTCACCATCGCGCTCGACGCCGCGCGGGGCATCGAGTACATGCACGTCTACGCCGTGCCGCCGATCATCCACCGCGACGTCAAGTCCGCCAACATCCTGCTCGACGACGCGTGGACGGCCAAGATCGCCGACTTCGGGCTGTCCTCCGTGCtggaccccgccgccggcgcctgcggcgacggcagcggcaccccgcgggagccgctctACACCGGCGGCACGGTGGGGTACATGGACCCGGAGTACTACCGGCTGCAGCACCTGACGGACAAGAGCGACGTGTACAGCTTTGGCGTGGTGCTGCTGGAGCTCATGTCCGGGTGCCGCGTCGTGCAGCGCTACGCCGAGAGCGTGACGCCCAAGAACGTCGTCGAGTTCGCCGTGCCGCACATcctcgccgacgacgtcgcGCGGGTCCTCGAcccgcgcctgccgccgcccacgcccgaCGAGGCCGAGGCGCTGGCCTACGTGGGCTACCTCGCGGCCGACTGCGTGGGCCCCATTGGGTGCGACCGCCCGTCCATGACCGAGGTCGTGGACGCCCTGGagcgcgccctcgccgcctgCGGCGCGGCCCCGCTCTCCCGCGccggcaccggccgccgccccgtgcTCTCCCGCTCCGGCACCGACCAGTTCGACCTCACCGACACCGActagcccgccgccgccgccgtcgccattgcTGACGGAACGCAGCCGTTCGCGTCGCGTCATCGGGCACTTCACGCGCCCTAGTGCCCGCCAACTGCAAACCGACGCACGCGCGTCGCCATTGGGGACACCAGATCGTCCTGTCCCTGGGCCATGGCTTCTCCATtgacaagaaaaaaaaggaaaaaggcaaTCAAGCAACAGGGGAATCAGAAGCCACAGATCCGACGCCGACATCTTCCCCGGCGCCGCTGCGAAATCAACGGTCTGATTTCTTCTTCGTGGGACAAACCTTGGTCCGATTGACTCGCGAACAACCTCTCCACAGCGACGCGGCACCGGATCCGGCATGGCCGTCGTGCGGGTGAAACGAATTGACGGGACCCGGCACGACGACGGGAAAGatcattctttctttctttctctccccTTTTCTTCTCCCTTGGTGTATTCGTTGTGTCTCTGCTTTCGGCATTTCCCTCTCCGGCGGTTTCCAGATTCTTTACCAATGTGAATAGATAGATCAGTGACAGAGATTGAGAAAATAGGATCACGATTTACAATTGCTTCAATTTTTTTCCCCAATGAAGATTACTAGGACTTGTTCATGTCCGTTATTCATTGAACGGAATTTTTTCTTCCGCTTGCAACAGAATGAACAGCATGCACTGTATAAACACCAAGGCTCAGATATATTTAAAAACATGTGAATTGGTTGATTGAATGATTGCATCCTTGAAAGGGTTAGTGATGTTGACATGGTTGATGGTTCGTTATGTGCATTGCTGCGGCCAAAAGGATCAAAAGGGATCTTTTCCTGCATCCAGTGCTTGCTCATCTTTCTTGCTTTCCTGCAAACGCTTTCACTTGTGCAAATCTGAAGTTGTTAATCGCCTTGTCAGTTCAGGATTCAGCTCGGAGTGGGGGAGCACTGCATCCATCACCTTTTGGGCAGGCACATGAACTGCAGTTGCTTTTTGGAACATGGTAGCAACGGGGCTAGTAGCTAATAACCGGTTTCCAATTCAGAACAGAGGAATTCTTTTTCCTTCGCCATTAGTTCTGCCTACCTAATAGCTAGGATTCGATTTAACGCATAGGCTGAAATGTAAAAATGGCTATGAAGTATGAAAGTATCTAGGCTTTGGGATATATGCATATGGAATACTAGCTAGGATCCCGGATTTTATGGATAGAGTAGGATGGATATTGTATTATACTAGACAGAGAATTTATCCACGAATTGAGCAGCTAAGCCAGTCTTGGGGTAAAAGTACATTGCTGAACATCAGCGGGTCTCATAGATCGCCTCATGCGAGTTCATATAGGATTTTTAATTAGGTggtggagagagaggggagagagaacaAAGTGGTTGTTTTGCGAGACAACCGCCTCAAGACTAAAATTTAGAACTATGTGATGATTTTTTCTCAATATTGTACGAGTTGTTACACTACAAGAAAAAACCTCTATAGATACGCTTTAATTTTGTCATAGCTATGCTTTACTTCATCTCTAATGGAGTGTAGATATGTTTTAGCAAAGTGTATCTGCAGTGTCTCCGCATGGACCGTGTCAAGATTTGTAGAGACGCTTGTTTAAACATGTCTAGAAATGATGAGACGCTTTGTAGCTACACTAGATGTGTGTCTACACATATAAACATGTTTTAGTACATGCATTTACATTGCGCATCTACCAATGTAGACACATTATGTAGTGACATTCTATTGCGTGCTAAGAAACATAGATGTGCTTTTAGAACTGTGTTTACATCCGTATCTACTTATGTAGAGACGTTGTGCTTGAGTGTTTAGAAATAGTGGTCCACGCTAATACATTGGCATATTGTGCTCGTATTAAAAATGAATATACCCTCAAACAATTTTTGACAAACATGGAGATTTGCAATAAATATTTCAGTATAGGTCCACAAAACATAAGGCCATTGCAGTCACTAGAGGCAATAAACTTGTATTACGAACAAGTGCATTTAATACAATCAAACATCCATCGAAATAAAGTATATACACAGTCATTTTAGGCTTGCATGATTTGTCAAGCAGCATAAATCTATCTAGAAACTATCCCTAGGTATGCATGAGTTTTCTTTACACAGAAAACAGTATAATAGCTGATCGACCATCTTCAGTCCATGAGATCTTTTGTCTGCAAAGtaagagaaaaaggagaggaGATTATAACAATTTAAAGTGACGAAGAATCAAGCATAATAGGTTGTGGGAACAACCGAAGAATGCAAATCACCAAGTTGTCATGCACGTCTTGGAGTTGAGATCTTAGGCCTTCTCACCTAAAAAATATGGAACCATTGAAATCAGTAACAAGATTTAGTAAAATTAATCAACTGGAGTGTACTTGATCAGTATGGAAATAAGCTTACACGTGATTTTGGCCAAGCAATAACATAGCCTATGGCATCTCTTACTGTGTGAATATTTTCAAATGGTCTAGGCAAATTCTCATCCCCAATGTCACTGACAACATGAACAGTAACAGCGACATATTCATTTCCAAGCATGTTTCCACCGACCACATGTGTGCTATCGGTAGCCACTAAATTTCCTTTGGCCACagctttgttttcatgcctCATTGACATCAAATAGACTTGCTTTTGTTCCTACCATATTGGAGACATTGCATTCTATTATTTATCTGAACATGTAACCACATTTGTTTAAAATAATAACAATGCAAATAGAATCATATGGATACTGGCCGACTATGATCCGCTACTTTTTTTGTTTTGAGATCCCTGTAATAGAAATGAATCATCAACATGTAATTTTGTTGTCCATAGGAAGCTGTACTGTCAAGTTACTTCAAGTCATGCTCTGGACATACCTGTACTAGT
The genomic region above belongs to Panicum virgatum strain AP13 chromosome 8N, P.virgatum_v5, whole genome shotgun sequence and contains:
- the LOC120686381 gene encoding serine/threonine-protein kinase-like protein CCR4, which translates into the protein MPPPQRRLLHGFLSVFLLLPLLARWRPAAASALSTFALARAGDATIVCGLLPSPSSPLLADLNCTAAGGDHARQETYPSSHPFAALAGGEDFLCAVGPSGERADAVDMRWWDLSPGAGGRAKRVYSGPPLRALAAGEYRVCGVLRSGELHCWRWRGLGIPGDLRFVAAAVGDGFVCGILRDAASIRCFGNDTADPAVAGAPAGGSYDVVTACGTRACALSTAGALTCWGRGRPGLAGGGAAAGYAALALGEDGVCGLRTNGTIRCFGRGVASPPGSLAGAQYLDVKAQGKAFCGVLMANYSLVCWGGREFNDTNRLVFRRVMPGPCAPMSSCKCGVLAGSANICPAGSCVCMDCAFQFNLAVPNASQGGRSRRAVWIAVAAGAAGLLALLVALQFAVLLWCRRRRRRRRRRNEQDAAGNVQQSLIPPRLGSSRSKGPGSVVEHFTLEMLHAATDGFSDESRIGTGSFGSVYRGTLSDGREVAIKRAEDSAKASSSAARPARRRDRETAFNSELTALARANHKNIVCLLGCCADSGERVLVYEFMANGTLHDQLHSRTPMAPAVASWRGRLTIALDAARGIEYMHVYAVPPIIHRDVKSANILLDDAWTAKIADFGLSSVLDPAAGACGDGSGTPREPLYTGGTVGYMDPEYYRLQHLTDKSDVYSFGVVLLELMSGCRVVQRYAESVTPKNVVEFAVPHILADDVARVLDPRLPPPTPDEAEALAYVGYLAADCVGPIGCDRPSMTEVVDALERALAACGAAPLSRAGTGRRPVLSRSGTDQFDLTDTD